GCAGATTCTGTTCAGCATCAGGATCAGGCGGTCCGAGAGATTTCCGACAACGTTTCCAGTGCGTCTCAGCGGTCCGATGAAGCCGCCGATCGTATGACGAGCGTTGGGTCCGCTGCGGAACTCGCCCGAACCAATGGCGCTGAGGTTGATAACCTGGCGCAATCCCTGTCTCAGCAGGGTGGGCTTATCCGTCAGGAAATCGCGACATTCCTGCAAGGTGTTCGCAGCGCCTAACGCGTAGGCTTGAAGTTTCAAAAGCCGCTTTGCCAACCGGGACTTAATGCCCCGCTGGCGGGCGGCTTTTCTTCGTGCTAGGGACGAGGCTGATTGCACGAAGAAGGTGAAACGGGATGCAGGAAGAGATCGTCATAGTCGGGGCAGGTCAAGCTGGTGCCCAGGTCGCTCAATCGCTTCGTCAAGGTGGTTTTGAAGGTGCGTTGCGGCTCATCGGCGACGAGGCTCATCCACCTTATCAACGCCCGCCACTGTCCAAAAAATTCCTGGCTGGTGAAATTGGCGCCGAGGGGCTTTGGCTCCGGCCGCCAGCGTTCTACACGACCAACACTATCGACCACATCCCAAACACAAGAGTCGTTGGGATCGACCGGTCGGCAAAACGTGTTCAGCTGGAAAACGGCGACACCATATCTTACGGAAAACTGGTCCTTGCGACGGGAACCAAAGCGCGTCTGCTGCCAATCAAGGGCTCTGACAAAGACGGCGTGGTCACATTGCGCTCCATTGGCGATGTTGATGCGATCCGTGACCGTTTGTCGAAGAGCCAGAACCTCGTCATCATCGGTGCCGGTTACATCGGTCTGGAGGTCGCTGCAGTGGCCCGCGCGCTCGGCAAGGACGTATGCGTGATTGAAGCTCAGGACCGGCCAATGAAGCGGGTCGTGAGTGAAACTGTGTCGGACTTTTTCGCGAAACTTCACGCTGACAATGGCGTTCAACTGCGTTTGAACACAGGCATTGAAGCGCTTGAAGGAAGAGAGGGGGTCGAATCTGTCAAGCTGAACAACGGGGACAGTGTTCTGGCTGACCTCGTGCTTGTTGCAGTTGGCGCCGAGCCAAATGATCAACTGGCCACTGATGCGGGGCTGGATACAGACAACGGTATTCTTGTTGATGGCGCAGCGCAGACAAGTGATCCGGACATCTATGCCGTTGGCGATTGCACCCGGTTTCATTCTGGGCGGTATTCAAGATCCGTGCGGATGGAAAGCGTTCAAAATGCCATTGATCAGGCCAAAATCGCAGCGCAGGCCTTGCTCGGGCAAGACGTCGATTATGACCCGTTGCCTTGGTTCTGGTCGGATCAGTATGAAATCAAGCTGCAGATCGCTGGATTGTCCGAAGGTTATGACAAGACAGTTGTTGTCGGCGACCCGGCTGCCAAAAAATTCTACGTCGCCTACCTGAAAGACAATGCACTGATTGCGGTCGACAGTATTAATTCGCCGCGCTCGCACATGATGGCGCGCCGGGTGATCGGCGAGACTTGGCGTGACGACCTCCTTCCGGAAGCCTAGAGAATTAGCCGCCAATTACGGGAGCGGCAACGGCTCAAGCCCTCGGCGCTCCCACAATGACATCTAGCGTCACCTGCCTAGCGCTGCCTATTCTGTGGCCGCATTCTGCAGAATGAGGCGGGTTGTTTCTTTTGGTATTTCCAGATGTACCATGTGACCAACCCGCTCAAAGATGTGAGTGGCAACAATGCCGGGCAGCTTGTGCGCCTGCCGTGTTGGCAGGACGCGGTCCTGTGTCCCCCAAAGTACCTTAATCGGCATTGGAAGCGCCGCCATGTCGTCACGCGGCAAGGTTTTTTGCACGGAGCCGTCGATGATTTCGTCGGCGATCGTCGACAGAGTTGCCGCGCCCCCTGGCCGGGCCCGGCTTTCTGCCGCGGTTTTGGCGAGGAACTTGGGAAGCTTGAATTCCCAGCCGAAGAACTGCTCCAGAAGAACTTCCATTTCCGCTGTTTCGGAGGCAACCGCATAGCGCCTTAACAGTCGATGATTGATCTCCGGCCCAAATCCACCGGGCGCCAAAAGCGTGAGGCTGGCAACCAGCTCGGGTGCACGCAGGGCAACCAAAGCTGCAACAGCGCCGCCCATGGAATGGCCAACCAGATGCACCCGCTTCAATTCCAGCGCTTCAATGGATTGTGCGACGGCCTTCGCCGAAATCCCAGCGTGGCCAACTTTGGGCCAATCCAAAGCCTCCCCGTGCCCCGGCAGATCAAACGCGAGAGATCGTTTGCGGTTGGCGAGACCAGTTTGAATACTCACCCAGGTTTGGCGGTCTCCTCCGAAGCCGTGCAGCAAGATGACAGGTGCTCCATCATCTCCGATCTCGCAGACTTGTTCGCGAAAGGGCAGGGTCGTACAGGGATTTGGACGAAGGTCTGTCATGGGTATCCGTTTAGTATCAAGAATTTGGGATCAGGAGTTTGGTGCGCCCGGAACTGGCAGAGGTTCAAGTGAAAAGAGCGGTTGGCGGTCGGTAAAGCCGTCCAGTTCGTAGGCTCCCGCATTTTGTGCGCGATCGCCCGCAAATTCAGCGATTTCACCAGTCATGAGAACATCGGATTTGATCCGCTTGGTCAGATCCTCAATCCGGGCGGCGGCGTGAACTGTCTGGCCAATTACCGAGAAGGTGAGCCGGTTTGCAACGCCGATGTTGCCGAACATGACACGGCCGGTCGAAAGAGCGATGCCTGCGTTCAATTTTGTGACCGGTAGAGACGGTTTTGTTGATGTCATGCAGGCGCCTCCGGGTCTCATCAGCCGCTGTAATGGCCCTTTGAACCGCTTCTGAGAGCGACTCCTTTTGCGTCGGGAAAACACCTAGAACCGCATCGCCGATAAAGTCCAGAACTTCGCCCTCCTGCTGGAGGACCGCCCCGGCGGTTGCTTCAAAATATGTATTGAGCCACTTGAGATAGTCTTCCGGACCCAGGGCATCTGCAATTGCCGTGGAATTGCGCATGTCACTGTAAAAAATCACCGCGTCGATGGTCTCACCATCTCCATGGCGGATTTGTCCATTCAGTACTTTGGTTCCTGCAATGCTGCCGAGATATGTTTCGGCGATGATTTTTGTGATGTGGCCTTGAAGCACGGCTCTTGCGGCGAGTGCGAGCCGTTTCTGGATGTAGTGTATCGCGTTGAGGGCATCTTCGGAAAACCCGTCTTCTTCCCGTGTTGCCCAGCTTAGGATGATCCCGGTGTTTGGATACTCACCTTTGATCGCAGGTATCTCCATGTGGGTCGGGATCACCAGATAATCCGTATAACCCTCTGAGGCCAAACGCTTCAGAAGCGGAAATTCGGTTTGTGCATTTCCGTTGGCCAAGCGCCGGCGAAGCATCGGCTCTTCATTGATTAAAACGGCACGAATAGGGCTTTGCAGCCAATCTTCCGTATCTTCTTCCGAATGCTCGATCTTTTCATGGTAGACCTCGCCGCCGTTTTCCCAGAAGGCGATTTCCGCCTCAATCATGGGGTGAAGCGTCGACCAGACAAGAATGGCGCGATCGACTGGAACATGGCATTGGCGCAAACGCTCACACAACTCTGCAAACAGATTGGTCATATCAGGGTCGCCGAGTGCCTCGCCGATCAGCCAATCCTCGATGCCATCGATTTCCATCATGTCGATCATGCGGGGAGGTTAGACCCTTTTCGTGCTTGTGCCATCAGGCTTTCTAGTCAGCGAGTTCTTCGTCTACAGATGTGGCGACGCTTCCTGGCAGTACAATAATCCAATTGATCGTCAGGTCTGGAAATGTGCCATACGAGTGAAACGGCAGGGTTTGCTGTCCTTGAAGGACTGCATTTGGGTAAAGCTCCAGGATCTGTCCGGCAGGTGCCGAGTTCTCGCCGCGCCAGAGAATCATCATGCCCTTTTTCTGAACGTCATCTAGATCAATCCAAGGGCTCAATTTGGCATTGTGCTCTAAGAACATCGAAGGCCGCGATGGGGCATGAAGGGTCACATTGGCTGTCGTCCACTCATCTCCGGCGACATATGCCAGCTCCGTCCCTGTTTCCTTTTTCCAGACATC
This window of the Roseibium alexandrii DFL-11 genome carries:
- a CDS encoding alpha/beta fold hydrolase; its protein translation is MTDLRPNPCTTLPFREQVCEIGDDGAPVILLHGFGGDRQTWVSIQTGLANRKRSLAFDLPGHGEALDWPKVGHAGISAKAVAQSIEALELKRVHLVGHSMGGAVAALVALRAPELVASLTLLAPGGFGPEINHRLLRRYAVASETAEMEVLLEQFFGWEFKLPKFLAKTAAESRARPGGAATLSTIADEIIDGSVQKTLPRDDMAALPMPIKVLWGTQDRVLPTRQAHKLPGIVATHIFERVGHMVHLEIPKETTRLILQNAATE
- a CDS encoding adenylate/guanylate cyclase domain-containing protein, with the protein product MIDMMEIDGIEDWLIGEALGDPDMTNLFAELCERLRQCHVPVDRAILVWSTLHPMIEAEIAFWENGGEVYHEKIEHSEEDTEDWLQSPIRAVLINEEPMLRRRLANGNAQTEFPLLKRLASEGYTDYLVIPTHMEIPAIKGEYPNTGIILSWATREEDGFSEDALNAIHYIQKRLALAARAVLQGHITKIIAETYLGSIAGTKVLNGQIRHGDGETIDAVIFYSDMRNSTAIADALGPEDYLKWLNTYFEATAGAVLQQEGEVLDFIGDAVLGVFPTQKESLSEAVQRAITAADETRRRLHDINKTVSTGHKIERRHRSFDRPCHVRQHRRCKPAHLLGNWPDSSRRRPD
- a CDS encoding NAD(P)/FAD-dependent oxidoreductase — its product is MQEEIVIVGAGQAGAQVAQSLRQGGFEGALRLIGDEAHPPYQRPPLSKKFLAGEIGAEGLWLRPPAFYTTNTIDHIPNTRVVGIDRSAKRVQLENGDTISYGKLVLATGTKARLLPIKGSDKDGVVTLRSIGDVDAIRDRLSKSQNLVIIGAGYIGLEVAAVARALGKDVCVIEAQDRPMKRVVSETVSDFFAKLHADNGVQLRLNTGIEALEGREGVESVKLNNGDSVLADLVLVAVGAEPNDQLATDAGLDTDNGILVDGAAQTSDPDIYAVGDCTRFHSGRYSRSVRMESVQNAIDQAKIAAQALLGQDVDYDPLPWFWSDQYEIKLQIAGLSEGYDKTVVVGDPAAKKFYVAYLKDNALIAVDSINSPRSHMMARRVIGETWRDDLLPEA